In Streptomyces thermolilacinus SPC6, a single genomic region encodes these proteins:
- a CDS encoding trypsin-like serine protease, translated as MTSAQRRARIALPAAAAALALSGALLGAAPAQAADVTPAPAKQNAGKAQGPSKTDLLGRVKGSVADVNDGEADPNPAQEKEAEQAAPASGTKESYIIGGTPATSTEAPWMVQLHYYDDKGTVEETDDEGYFCGGSLVAPNKVLTAAHCVYGLDWVNNGVIVAGTNQVPTETATGVDLHGGRVAGIERTWISPTYNDYDLTGGDVAVLTLFEALPYKSLQLTQSGDTASYREGTQATVYGWGRTSSTSQDGAQTLQKAVVPMRSDATCSSYFQGDFVAGQMTCAGNPASGQDAGTVSPCNGDSGGPLVVGGRIAGVVSWGVPDCVESGAYGVYAKTSTYVGQVNARIDDTDLNYDGRADLFARTSAGDAWEYYSRGTALGGREYIGDYSPYNLVRQADLDRDGVQDYLYRTTGGVLKWFHFNGVDGYDEYTVGSGWGAMKNILVTGDMTSDALPDLLAQDKNGYLWLYPGRGNGTFGTRVSVGSGWGVMTITGKGDYTGDGKPDMLARDTSGRLWVYPGRGTATATFTNRVLAGTSGWNFTAYAATGDINGDGRADLLARDSGGVMWLYQGRGSSTAPFVPRVKIGSGWNAFNLFG; from the coding sequence GTGACATCTGCCCAGCGGAGGGCGCGCATCGCCCTCCCCGCGGCCGCCGCGGCCCTCGCCCTGAGCGGCGCGCTGCTCGGCGCCGCGCCCGCCCAGGCGGCGGACGTGACCCCGGCCCCGGCCAAGCAGAACGCCGGGAAGGCCCAGGGCCCGTCCAAGACCGACCTGCTGGGACGCGTCAAGGGCTCGGTCGCCGACGTCAACGACGGCGAGGCCGACCCGAACCCGGCGCAGGAGAAGGAGGCCGAGCAGGCCGCCCCCGCCTCCGGCACCAAGGAGTCGTACATCATCGGCGGCACTCCCGCCACCAGCACCGAAGCGCCGTGGATGGTGCAGCTGCACTACTACGACGACAAGGGCACCGTCGAGGAGACGGACGACGAGGGCTACTTCTGCGGTGGCTCCCTCGTCGCCCCGAACAAGGTCCTGACCGCCGCGCACTGCGTGTACGGGCTGGACTGGGTCAACAACGGCGTGATCGTCGCCGGTACCAACCAGGTGCCGACCGAGACCGCGACCGGCGTGGACCTGCACGGCGGCCGCGTCGCGGGCATCGAGCGCACCTGGATCAGCCCGACGTACAACGACTACGACCTCACGGGCGGCGACGTCGCGGTCCTCACGCTGTTCGAGGCGCTGCCGTACAAGTCGCTCCAGCTCACGCAGAGCGGTGACACGGCCTCGTACCGCGAGGGCACGCAGGCCACGGTCTACGGCTGGGGCCGCACCAGCTCCACCAGCCAGGACGGCGCGCAGACGCTGCAGAAGGCCGTCGTGCCCATGCGGAGCGACGCCACCTGCTCGTCGTACTTCCAGGGCGACTTCGTCGCCGGCCAGATGACCTGTGCGGGCAACCCGGCCAGCGGCCAGGACGCCGGTACGGTCTCGCCGTGCAACGGCGACTCGGGTGGCCCGCTCGTCGTGGGCGGCCGTATCGCGGGCGTCGTCTCGTGGGGCGTCCCGGACTGCGTGGAGAGCGGCGCGTACGGGGTCTACGCCAAGACCAGCACGTACGTCGGCCAGGTCAACGCGCGGATCGACGACACCGACCTCAACTACGACGGGCGCGCGGACCTGTTCGCCCGCACGTCCGCCGGTGACGCGTGGGAGTACTACTCGCGCGGCACCGCGCTCGGCGGCCGCGAGTACATCGGCGACTACAGCCCCTACAACCTGGTCCGCCAGGCCGACCTCGACCGGGACGGCGTGCAGGACTACCTGTACCGCACCACCGGCGGCGTCCTGAAGTGGTTCCACTTCAACGGCGTGGACGGGTACGACGAGTACACCGTCGGCTCCGGCTGGGGCGCCATGAAGAACATCCTGGTCACCGGTGACATGACCAGCGACGCGCTGCCCGACCTGCTCGCGCAGGACAAGAACGGCTACCTGTGGCTGTACCCGGGCCGCGGCAACGGCACCTTCGGCACCCGCGTCAGCGTCGGGTCCGGCTGGGGCGTCATGACCATCACCGGCAAGGGCGACTACACCGGCGACGGCAAGCCCGACATGCTGGCCCGCGACACCTCGGGCCGCCTGTGGGTGTACCCGGGCCGGGGCACCGCCACGGCGACGTTCACCAACCGCGTCCTGGCCGGCACCAGCGGCTGGAACTTCACCGCGTACGCCGCCACCGGCGACATCAACGGCGACGGCAGGGCCGACCTGCTGGCCCGCGACTCGGGCGGTGTGATGTGGCTCTACCAGGGCCGCGGCTCCTCCACGGCGCCGTTCGTCCCGCGCGTCAAGATCGGCTCCGGCTGGAACGCGTTCAACCTCTTCGGCTGA
- the rho gene encoding transcription termination factor Rho has translation MSDTTDLMGVTADKTVDTTAPAAGAATGTTSRRRRSGTGLEGMVLAELQQVASGLGIRGTARMRKSQLIEVIKEAQAQGGAAAPKAAESGTAETKPKRRATSRTRTGEEAGGKTAETAEATDAGSAKTEKADKAEKSVAQQQIEIPGQPSPKQEQGEEVTGERRRRRATAPAGAPAAEAEGRAEARADVRTETRPEGQEARTAESDTAEGRRERRERRDRDRGERGDRGDRQRDRRDRGKGDDQQGGGQRQQRQGAPQGQTGPQDDDDFEGGRRGRRGRYRDRRGRRGRDEFASGEPQVSEDDVLIPVAGILDILDNYAFIRTSGYLPGPNDVYVSLAQVRKNGLRKGDHVTGAVRQPKEGERREKFNALVRLDSANGMAADSGRGRPEFNKLTPLYPQDRLRLETDPGVLTTRIIDLVSPIGKGQRGLIVAPPKTGKTMIMQAIANAITHNNPECHLMVVLVDERPEEVTDMQRSVKGEVISSTFDRPAEDHTTVAELAIERAKRLVELGHDVVVLLDSITRLGRAYNLAAPASGRILSGGVDSTALYPPKRFFGAARNIEDGGSLTILATALVDTGSRMDEVIFEEFKGTGNMELKLDRKLADKRIFPAVDVDASGTRKEEILLGSEELAIVWKLRRVLHALDQQQAIELLLDKMKQTKSNAEFLLQIQKTTPSSGNGND, from the coding sequence GTGAGCGACACCACCGATCTGATGGGCGTGACTGCCGACAAGACTGTCGACACGACCGCGCCCGCCGCAGGTGCTGCCACTGGCACCACCTCACGGCGCCGCCGCTCCGGCACCGGCCTCGAGGGCATGGTCCTGGCCGAGCTGCAGCAGGTCGCGTCCGGCCTCGGCATCAGGGGCACCGCGCGCATGCGCAAGAGCCAGCTGATCGAGGTCATCAAGGAAGCGCAGGCCCAGGGCGGCGCGGCCGCGCCGAAGGCCGCCGAGTCCGGCACCGCCGAGACCAAGCCCAAGCGCCGCGCCACCTCCCGTACCCGTACGGGCGAGGAGGCCGGCGGCAAGACCGCCGAGACCGCGGAGGCGACCGACGCCGGTTCCGCGAAGACGGAGAAGGCCGACAAGGCCGAGAAGAGCGTCGCGCAGCAGCAGATCGAGATCCCCGGCCAGCCGTCGCCGAAGCAGGAGCAGGGCGAGGAGGTCACCGGCGAGCGCCGCCGCCGCCGCGCCACCGCCCCGGCCGGCGCGCCCGCCGCCGAGGCCGAGGGCCGCGCCGAGGCCCGTGCCGACGTCCGTACGGAGACCCGCCCCGAGGGCCAGGAGGCCCGTACGGCCGAGTCCGACACCGCCGAGGGCCGCCGCGAGCGCCGCGAGCGCCGTGACCGCGACCGCGGTGAGCGGGGCGACCGGGGTGACCGCCAGCGCGACCGCCGCGACCGCGGCAAGGGCGACGACCAGCAGGGCGGCGGCCAGCGCCAGCAGCGCCAGGGCGCCCCGCAGGGCCAGACCGGCCCGCAGGACGACGACGACTTCGAGGGCGGCCGCCGGGGCCGTCGCGGCCGCTACCGCGACCGCCGCGGCCGTCGTGGCCGTGACGAGTTCGCCAGCGGTGAGCCGCAGGTCTCCGAGGACGACGTCCTGATCCCCGTCGCGGGCATCCTGGACATCCTCGACAACTACGCGTTCATCCGGACCTCCGGCTACCTGCCCGGCCCGAACGACGTGTACGTCTCCCTCGCCCAGGTCCGCAAGAACGGCCTGCGCAAGGGCGACCACGTCACCGGTGCCGTACGCCAGCCGAAGGAGGGCGAGCGCCGCGAGAAGTTCAACGCGCTGGTCCGCCTCGACTCGGCCAACGGCATGGCCGCCGACTCCGGCCGGGGCCGTCCCGAGTTCAACAAGCTGACCCCGCTCTACCCGCAGGACCGGCTCCGCCTGGAGACCGACCCGGGCGTGCTGACCACGCGGATCATCGACCTCGTGTCGCCGATCGGCAAGGGCCAGCGCGGTCTGATCGTGGCCCCGCCGAAGACCGGCAAGACCATGATCATGCAGGCGATCGCCAACGCGATCACCCACAACAACCCCGAGTGCCACCTGATGGTCGTCCTCGTCGACGAGCGTCCGGAAGAGGTCACCGACATGCAGAGGTCGGTGAAGGGCGAGGTCATCTCCTCGACCTTCGACCGCCCCGCCGAGGACCACACCACCGTCGCCGAGCTGGCCATCGAGCGCGCCAAGCGCCTCGTGGAGCTGGGCCACGACGTGGTCGTCCTGCTCGACTCGATCACCCGTCTGGGCCGCGCGTACAACCTCGCGGCGCCCGCCTCCGGCCGCATCCTGTCCGGTGGTGTCGACTCGACCGCGCTGTACCCGCCGAAGCGCTTCTTCGGTGCCGCGCGGAACATCGAGGACGGCGGCTCGCTGACCATCCTCGCCACGGCGCTGGTCGACACCGGCTCGCGCATGGACGAGGTGATCTTCGAGGAGTTCAAGGGCACCGGCAACATGGAGCTCAAGCTCGACCGGAAGCTCGCCGACAAGCGCATCTTCCCGGCCGTCGACGTCGACGCGTCCGGCACGCGCAAGGAGGAGATCCTCCTGGGCAGCGAGGAGCTGGCCATCGTCTGGAAGCTGCGCCGGGTGCTGCACGCGCTCGACCAGCAGCAGGCGATCGAGCTGCTGCTCGACAAGATGAAGCAGACCAAGTCGAACGCCGAGTTCCTGCTCCAGATCCAGAAGACGACCCCGTCGTCCGGCAACGGCAACGACTGA
- the thrB gene encoding homoserine kinase produces MAGPAFRAAAVRVRVPATSANLGPGFDALGLALGLYDDVVVRVADSGLHIDIAGEGADTLPRDESHLLVRSLRTAFDLLGGQPRGLEVVCANRIPHGRGLGSSSAAICAGIVAARAVTIGGDSRLDDAALLELATEIEGHPDNVAACLLGGFTLAWTEAGAARAIRMDPDHSVVPVVFVPSNPVLTETARGLLPRTVPHVDAAANAGRAALLVEALTRRPELLLAATEDRLHQEYRAPAMPESIALVNRLRADGIPAVISGAGPTVLALAEDGAADKVALLAGEGWAANRLALDAAGASVLPLAP; encoded by the coding sequence ATGGCCGGTCCCGCGTTCCGCGCCGCCGCCGTACGGGTGCGCGTCCCCGCCACCAGCGCCAACCTCGGCCCGGGCTTCGACGCCCTCGGCCTCGCGCTGGGTCTGTACGACGACGTCGTCGTCCGGGTCGCCGACTCCGGGCTGCACATCGACATCGCCGGCGAGGGCGCCGACACGCTCCCGCGCGACGAGAGCCACCTCCTCGTACGCTCCCTGCGCACCGCGTTCGACCTGCTCGGCGGACAGCCCCGCGGCCTCGAGGTCGTCTGCGCCAACCGCATCCCGCACGGTCGGGGCCTCGGCTCCTCCTCCGCCGCCATCTGCGCCGGCATCGTCGCCGCCCGCGCCGTGACCATAGGCGGCGACAGCCGGCTCGACGACGCCGCGCTGCTGGAGCTCGCCACCGAGATCGAGGGGCACCCCGACAACGTCGCCGCCTGTCTGCTCGGCGGCTTCACCCTGGCCTGGACCGAGGCCGGCGCGGCCCGCGCCATCCGGATGGACCCGGACCACTCCGTCGTCCCGGTGGTCTTCGTCCCGTCGAACCCGGTCCTCACCGAGACGGCCCGCGGCCTGCTGCCCCGCACCGTCCCCCATGTGGACGCCGCCGCCAACGCCGGTCGCGCCGCGCTGCTCGTCGAGGCCCTGACCAGGCGCCCCGAGCTGCTGCTGGCCGCCACCGAGGACCGGCTCCACCAGGAGTACCGGGCTCCCGCGATGCCGGAGAGCATCGCCCTTGTGAACCGGCTGCGGGCGGACGGCATCCCCGCGGTCATCTCCGGCGCGGGCCCGACGGTGCTCGCGCTGGCCGAGGACGGCGCGGCGGACAAGGTCGCGCTGCTGGCGGGAGAGGGCTGGGCGGCGAACCGGCTCGCCCTCGACGCCGCCGGTGCGAGCGTGCTGCCGCTCGCGCCGTAG
- the thrC gene encoding threonine synthase, which produces MTSKGTHQWRGIIEEYRDRLPVTDATPVVTLREGGTPLVPAQVLSERTGCEVHLKVEGANPTGSFKDRGMTMAITRAKEEGAKAVICASTGNTSASAAAYAVRAGMVCAVLVPQGKIALGKMGQALVHGAKILQVDGNFDDCLTLARALSDNYPVALVNSVNPVRIEGQKTAAFEIVDMLGDAPDIHVLPVGNAGNITACWKGYTEYAKDGVASRTPRMWGFQASGSAPLVRGEVVKDPSTIATAIRIGNPASWSYALAARDESGGFIDEVTDREILRAYRLLAAQEGVFVEPASAASVAGLLKAAEHGKVDPGQTIVCTVTGNGLKDPDWAVAGAPQPVTVPVDAVAAAERLGLV; this is translated from the coding sequence ATGACCAGCAAGGGCACCCACCAGTGGCGCGGCATCATCGAGGAGTACCGGGACCGCCTCCCGGTCACGGACGCGACGCCGGTCGTCACGCTCCGTGAGGGTGGTACGCCCCTCGTCCCCGCGCAGGTCCTCTCCGAGCGCACCGGCTGCGAGGTGCACCTGAAGGTCGAGGGCGCCAACCCCACCGGGTCGTTCAAGGACCGCGGCATGACCATGGCCATCACCCGGGCCAAGGAGGAGGGCGCCAAGGCGGTCATCTGCGCCTCCACCGGCAACACCTCCGCCTCCGCCGCCGCGTACGCGGTGCGTGCCGGGATGGTCTGTGCCGTCCTCGTCCCGCAGGGCAAGATCGCGCTCGGCAAGATGGGCCAGGCGCTGGTCCACGGCGCGAAGATCCTCCAGGTGGACGGCAACTTCGACGACTGCCTGACGCTCGCCCGCGCGCTCTCCGACAACTACCCGGTCGCGCTGGTCAACTCGGTGAACCCGGTGCGCATCGAGGGCCAGAAGACCGCCGCGTTCGAGATCGTGGACATGCTCGGCGACGCCCCCGACATCCATGTGCTGCCCGTCGGCAACGCCGGGAACATCACCGCGTGCTGGAAGGGGTACACCGAGTACGCCAAGGACGGCGTCGCCTCGCGCACCCCGCGCATGTGGGGCTTCCAGGCGTCCGGTTCGGCGCCGCTGGTGCGCGGCGAGGTCGTCAAGGACCCGTCCACCATCGCCACCGCGATCCGCATCGGCAACCCGGCGTCCTGGAGCTACGCGCTGGCCGCGCGGGACGAGTCGGGCGGCTTCATCGACGAGGTGACGGACCGTGAGATCCTGCGCGCCTACCGGCTGTTGGCCGCGCAGGAGGGCGTCTTCGTGGAGCCCGCGTCCGCCGCGTCGGTCGCCGGTCTGCTGAAGGCCGCCGAGCACGGCAAGGTGGACCCGGGCCAGACCATCGTCTGCACGGTCACCGGCAACGGCCTCAAGGACCCCGACTGGGCGGTCGCCGGGGCACCGCAGCCCGTCACGGTCCCGGTGGACGCCGTCGCCGCCGCCGAGCGCCTCGGCCTGGTCTGA